The Pseudofrankia inefficax genome window below encodes:
- a CDS encoding ABC transporter permease gives MNGALLIARYTRFEMGRILRNPRFLIFSMALPVIMFAAFTATDPTDTLGPITVGPYIMISMASFGAMMAVVAIGTRIALERAGGWSRQLRLTALTGPQYLVCKVLGGFTLALPALIAVFIEAVVLGRAHLSVGTYVEAGIWVMIGMVPLAALGILLGYLVRADNAGQLIGGMTSLMALAGGIWVPVEQFPRWLADVVKMLPIYWSADAGRAVIAGSWIGWHGLLVLALWTALLSRLAVRFYSRDQLRA, from the coding sequence ATGAACGGCGCGCTGCTGATCGCCCGCTACACCCGGTTCGAGATGGGCCGCATCCTGCGCAACCCCCGGTTCCTCATCTTCAGCATGGCCCTACCGGTGATCATGTTCGCCGCGTTCACGGCGACGGACCCGACCGACACGCTCGGCCCGATCACCGTCGGGCCCTACATCATGATCAGCATGGCCAGCTTCGGCGCCATGATGGCCGTCGTCGCCATCGGCACCCGGATCGCGCTGGAGCGGGCCGGCGGCTGGAGCCGCCAGCTGCGGCTGACCGCGCTCACCGGCCCGCAGTACCTGGTCTGCAAGGTGCTCGGCGGCTTCACCCTCGCGCTGCCCGCGCTGATCGCGGTGTTCATCGAGGCGGTCGTCCTCGGCCGGGCGCACCTCTCGGTCGGCACGTACGTCGAGGCCGGGATCTGGGTGATGATCGGCATGGTGCCGCTCGCGGCACTCGGCATCCTGCTCGGCTACCTGGTCCGGGCCGACAACGCGGGCCAGCTCATCGGCGGCATGACCTCGCTGATGGCGTTGGCCGGCGGCATCTGGGTGCCGGTGGAGCAGTTCCCGCGCTGGCTCGCCGACGTCGTCAAGATGCTGCCGATCTACTGGTCGGCGGACGCCGGCCGGGCCGTCATCGCCGGCTCCTGGATCGGCTGGCACGGGCTGCTGGTGCTGGCTCTCTGGACCGCGCTGCTGAGCCGGCTGGCGGTCCGCTTCTACTCCCGCGACCAGCTGCGCGCCTAG
- a CDS encoding TerD family protein, with amino-acid sequence MAISLAKGGNVSLTKTAAEAGTGALTSLTVGLGWDARTTTGTEFDLDASAIGVNASDKVFSDGHFIFFNNLKSPEDAIVLSGDNRTGEGEGDDESIVITLGSVPADITKIVIPVSIYDAVNRAQNFGQVRNAYIRVADQTGTELVRYDLSEDYSTETVVIFGEVYRNGAEWKFRAVGQGHNDLAGLARDYGVNV; translated from the coding sequence ATGGCCATCAGTCTCGCCAAGGGCGGCAACGTCAGCCTGACGAAGACCGCGGCGGAGGCCGGCACCGGGGCACTCACCTCGCTGACCGTCGGTCTGGGCTGGGATGCCCGCACGACCACCGGAACCGAGTTCGACCTCGACGCCTCGGCGATCGGCGTCAACGCGAGCGACAAGGTGTTCTCCGACGGGCACTTCATCTTCTTCAACAACCTGAAGTCGCCGGAGGACGCGATCGTGCTGTCCGGCGACAACCGGACCGGCGAGGGCGAGGGCGACGACGAGTCGATCGTCATCACCCTGGGCAGCGTTCCGGCGGACATCACCAAGATTGTGATTCCGGTGTCCATCTACGACGCCGTGAACCGGGCCCAGAACTTCGGCCAGGTCCGCAACGCCTACATCCGGGTCGCCGACCAGACCGGCACCGAGCTGGTCCGTTACGACCTGTCCGAGGACTACTCGACCGAGACCGTCGTCATCTTCGGCGAGGTCTACCGCAACGGCGCCGAGTGGAAGTTCCGGGCCGTCGGCCAGGGCCACAACGACCTCGCCGGCCTCGCCCGCGACTACGGCGTGAACGTCTAG
- a CDS encoding aspartate kinase produces the protein MALVVAKFGGSSVADADKIKRVAERIVETRRAGNEVCVVVSAMGDTTDELLELAEQVSPLPPARELDMLLTSGERISMALLAMAISNLGAEARSFTGSQAGVITDSTHGKARIIDVTPGRIRTALDEGAIAIVAGFQGVSQDTKDITTLGRGGSDTTAVALAAALHADVCEIYTDVDGVFSADPRIVPSARKIDTISYEEMMELAASGAKVLMLRCVEYARNYSVPVHVRSSFSTKPGTWVTDIPEAELVEQAIIRGVAHDSSEAKVTVVGCPDKPGVAAAVFRAVADADVNLDMIVQVGSVAGTGRTDISFTLPKTDGRTALAALEKVRGEIGFEKTLYDDHIGKVSLVGAGMKSHPGVSARFFGALADAGVNVEIISTSEIRISVVVRDTDLSGAVKAVHDAFELGDEGNQAIVYAGTGR, from the coding sequence ATGGCGTTGGTCGTGGCGAAGTTCGGCGGCTCCTCCGTAGCGGACGCGGACAAGATCAAAAGGGTTGCCGAGCGGATCGTCGAGACGCGCCGCGCCGGCAACGAGGTGTGCGTGGTCGTCAGCGCGATGGGTGACACGACCGACGAGCTGCTCGAACTCGCCGAGCAGGTGTCCCCGCTGCCGCCGGCCCGCGAGCTGGACATGCTGCTCACCTCGGGCGAGCGCATCTCGATGGCGCTGCTGGCGATGGCGATCTCGAACCTCGGCGCGGAGGCACGTTCGTTCACCGGCTCGCAGGCTGGCGTCATCACGGACTCCACCCACGGCAAGGCGCGGATCATCGACGTGACGCCGGGCCGCATCCGTACGGCGCTCGACGAGGGCGCGATCGCGATCGTCGCCGGCTTCCAGGGCGTCAGCCAGGACACGAAGGACATCACGACGCTCGGCCGGGGCGGCTCCGACACGACGGCGGTCGCGCTGGCGGCGGCGCTGCACGCCGACGTCTGCGAGATCTACACCGACGTGGACGGCGTGTTCAGCGCCGACCCGCGGATCGTCCCGAGCGCGCGGAAGATCGACACGATCTCCTACGAGGAGATGATGGAGCTCGCCGCCAGCGGCGCCAAGGTGCTCATGCTGCGCTGTGTCGAGTACGCCCGCAACTACAGCGTGCCCGTGCACGTCCGCTCGTCGTTCTCGACGAAGCCGGGCACCTGGGTCACCGACATTCCGGAGGCTGAACTCGTGGAACAGGCCATCATCCGCGGCGTCGCGCACGACAGCAGCGAGGCGAAGGTGACGGTCGTGGGCTGCCCGGACAAGCCCGGCGTCGCCGCGGCGGTGTTCCGCGCGGTCGCCGACGCGGACGTCAACCTCGACATGATCGTCCAGGTGGGCTCGGTGGCGGGCACCGGCCGGACCGACATCTCGTTCACGCTGCCCAAGACCGACGGCCGCACGGCGCTGGCCGCGCTGGAGAAGGTGCGCGGCGAGATCGGCTTCGAGAAGACCCTCTACGACGACCACATCGGCAAGGTGTCCCTCGTCGGCGCCGGGATGAAGTCGCACCCGGGCGTCTCGGCCCGGTTCTTCGGCGCGCTCGCGGACGCCGGGGTCAACGTGGAGATCATTTCCACTTCGGAGATCCGGATCTCGGTGGTCGTCCGCGACACGGACCTGTCCGGCGCCGTCAAGGCCGTCCACGACGCCTTCGAGCTGGGCGACGAGGGCAACCAGGCCATCGTCTACGCCGGCACCGGCCGCTAG
- a CDS encoding sensor histidine kinase — MTTNESTQDESTQNESTQDSPDGLARFRKYMFEPIRGENALGRQAGITRWRRTAGIWLVYLWYAAADLVGDSPRRIVLGTLLLAAFCWLYIVPLPRGMFSGPLKDRVTVLVGGPLIAVLYLTLVGRGGLVFPTFLSVAFALLLVPAVSLPIIATMAATVIWLPQFIPSWHVHGPQWSTAAPIALVVFALYAMRAGARNQIELHRARQEIERLAQEQERLRISRDLHDLLGHALTTITVKAELASRLATRDPERAAAEMAEVAALGREGLADVRATVAGYRSVSLVTELATAREVLSAAGIRAELPAAVEDVPVELRELFGWVLREAVTNVVRHSGASSVRVLVTKRSIEIVDDGTGGPAGDGEPAHSRWRPGATTRPGAGGGNGLVGLAERVAAAGGRLEAGPAHSPRTGDEALAPSRRPGPAPASGLGFRLRAAVPA; from the coding sequence ATGACAACGAACGAGAGCACGCAGGACGAGAGCACACAGAACGAGAGCACGCAGGACAGCCCCGACGGGCTGGCCCGGTTCCGCAAGTACATGTTCGAGCCGATCCGGGGCGAGAACGCGCTCGGCCGCCAGGCCGGCATCACCCGCTGGCGGCGCACCGCCGGGATCTGGCTGGTCTACCTCTGGTACGCGGCGGCCGACCTGGTCGGCGACAGTCCGCGGCGCATCGTGCTCGGGACCCTGCTGCTCGCCGCGTTCTGCTGGCTGTACATCGTCCCGTTGCCTCGCGGCATGTTCTCGGGGCCGCTCAAGGACCGGGTGACGGTGCTGGTCGGCGGCCCACTCATCGCCGTGCTGTACCTGACCCTCGTCGGGCGCGGCGGGCTGGTCTTCCCGACCTTCCTTTCGGTCGCCTTCGCGCTGCTGCTCGTCCCCGCGGTGAGCCTGCCGATCATCGCGACGATGGCCGCCACGGTGATCTGGCTGCCGCAGTTCATCCCGTCCTGGCACGTGCACGGACCGCAGTGGTCGACGGCCGCCCCCATCGCCCTCGTGGTCTTCGCGCTCTACGCCATGCGGGCCGGCGCCCGCAACCAGATCGAGCTGCACCGGGCCCGTCAGGAGATCGAGCGGCTGGCCCAGGAGCAGGAGCGGCTGCGGATCAGCCGTGACCTGCACGACCTGCTCGGCCACGCGCTGACGACGATCACCGTCAAGGCCGAGCTCGCGTCCCGGCTCGCGACCCGCGACCCGGAGCGGGCGGCGGCTGAGATGGCCGAGGTCGCGGCGCTCGGCCGAGAGGGACTGGCGGACGTGCGCGCGACGGTCGCCGGCTACCGAAGCGTCAGCCTGGTCACGGAGCTCGCGACCGCCCGCGAGGTGCTGTCCGCCGCGGGCATCCGGGCCGAGCTGCCGGCCGCCGTCGAGGACGTCCCGGTCGAGCTGCGCGAGCTGTTCGGCTGGGTGCTGCGCGAGGCGGTGACGAACGTGGTCCGGCACAGCGGGGCGTCGTCCGTCCGGGTACTCGTCACGAAACGGTCGATCGAGATCGTCGACGACGGGACCGGCGGCCCGGCCGGCGACGGCGAGCCGGCGCACTCCCGCTGGCGACCGGGAGCGACGACGCGGCCCGGTGCCGGCGGTGGCAACGGGCTCGTGGGCCTCGCCGAACGGGTCGCGGCTGCCGGCGGCCGGTTGGAGGCCGGCCCGGCCCACTCGCCTCGAACCGGCGACGAAGCCCTCGCGCCGTCGCGCAGGCCGGGCCCGGCGCCTGCCTCGGGTCTCGGCTTCCGGTTGCGGGCGGCCGTCCCGGCCTAG
- a CDS encoding response regulator transcription factor produces the protein MPSIRVLLADDQHLVRGALAALLSLEDDIEVVGQVSRGDEVVAAVVTATPDVVLMDVEMPGIDGLAAAAAVQATRPATKVLILTTFGRAGYLRRAMEAGALGFVVKDAPADALADAVRRVSRGERVVDPTLAASTLASGPSPLTGRERDVLVAARDGATVADIAGRLFLSEGTVRNYLSAAIAKTGARNRLEALRTAEESGWL, from the coding sequence GTGCCGTCGATCCGTGTGCTGCTCGCCGACGATCAGCATCTCGTGCGTGGGGCGCTTGCCGCGTTGCTGTCCCTGGAGGACGACATCGAGGTCGTCGGCCAGGTCAGCCGGGGCGACGAGGTGGTCGCGGCGGTCGTGACGGCCACGCCCGACGTGGTGCTGATGGACGTCGAGATGCCCGGGATCGACGGGCTGGCCGCGGCGGCGGCGGTCCAGGCCACCCGTCCGGCGACGAAGGTGCTCATCCTCACCACCTTCGGCCGCGCCGGCTACCTGCGCCGGGCGATGGAGGCGGGAGCGCTCGGCTTCGTCGTCAAGGACGCCCCGGCCGACGCGCTCGCGGACGCCGTCCGTCGGGTCTCCCGCGGCGAGCGCGTCGTCGACCCGACCCTGGCCGCGAGCACCCTGGCCAGCGGGCCGAGCCCACTCACCGGCCGGGAGCGCGACGTCCTGGTCGCCGCCCGGGACGGCGCCACCGTCGCCGACATCGCCGGGCGCCTGTTCCTGTCCGAGGGCACCGTGCGCAACTACCTCTCCGCCGCCATCGCCAAGACCGGCGCCCGCAACCGCCTGGAAGCCCTGCGCACAGCGGAGGAGTCCGGCTGGCTGTAA
- a CDS encoding ABC transporter ATP-binding protein: protein MPSDHLSPQPDRRRRAPSATTLTAAPAPIALSGVRRSYGATKAVDGVSLTVPAGQVIALLGPNGAGKSTTIDMLLGLTRPDAGTVSLFGRSPRQACADGLVAAMLQNGGLLPFVTVRTMLDALRGLYPRPLTVAEALRRAGATELAESRTEKLSGGQRQRVRFAVALLPDPALLVLDEPTAAMDVSARQAFWASTRAWAAEGRTVLFATHYLAEADDFADRIVLLRSGRVVADGPTTEVKALVGGRTIRATLPGVDDGGIATLGGLPGVTRAARRGDTIELRCSDSDVALRALLDAAPTVRDLEISGAGLEDAFLALTSDQPTALPTPASPTGADTDAAAKETAR from the coding sequence ATGCCCAGCGACCACCTGTCACCACAGCCCGACCGCCGCCGGCGGGCCCCGTCCGCCACGACCTTGACCGCCGCGCCCGCACCGATCGCCCTGAGCGGCGTGCGGCGCAGCTACGGCGCCACGAAGGCGGTGGACGGCGTCAGCCTGACGGTCCCGGCCGGCCAGGTCATCGCCCTCCTCGGGCCGAACGGCGCCGGCAAGTCCACCACGATCGACATGCTGCTCGGCCTGACCCGCCCGGACGCCGGCACGGTCAGCCTCTTCGGGCGCTCGCCCCGGCAGGCCTGCGCGGACGGCCTCGTCGCGGCGATGCTGCAGAACGGCGGCCTGCTGCCGTTCGTCACCGTCCGGACGATGCTCGACGCGCTGCGCGGGCTGTACCCCCGCCCGCTGACCGTCGCCGAGGCACTGCGCCGGGCCGGCGCGACCGAGCTCGCCGAGTCGCGTACCGAGAAACTGTCCGGCGGCCAGCGCCAGCGGGTGCGGTTCGCCGTCGCGCTGCTGCCCGACCCGGCCCTCCTGGTGCTCGACGAGCCGACCGCCGCGATGGACGTCTCGGCTCGCCAGGCGTTCTGGGCCTCGACACGGGCCTGGGCCGCCGAGGGGCGCACGGTGCTGTTCGCGACGCACTACCTGGCCGAGGCGGATGACTTCGCCGACCGGATCGTGCTGCTGCGCTCCGGCCGGGTCGTCGCCGACGGGCCGACGACCGAGGTCAAGGCGCTGGTCGGCGGCCGGACGATCCGGGCCACCCTGCCAGGCGTCGACGACGGCGGGATCGCCACGCTCGGCGGCCTGCCGGGCGTCACCCGGGCCGCCCGCCGCGGCGACACGATCGAGCTGCGCTGTTCCGACAGTGACGTGGCCCTGCGGGCGCTGCTCGACGCGGCCCCCACGGTCCGCGACCTGGAGATCTCCGGCGCCGGCCTGGAGGACGCGTTCCTCGCCCTGACCTCTGACCAGCCGACGGCGCTGCCCACCCCCGCTTCACCGACCGGCGCGGACACCGACGCCGCCGCGAAGGAGACCGCCCGATGA